A stretch of the Luteolibacter arcticus genome encodes the following:
- the rlmB gene encoding 23S rRNA (guanosine(2251)-2'-O)-methyltransferase RlmB has protein sequence MKPRRREHEARDNRHARKPEESTSSVPSLDEDDLMRLIAEKKEPFLLILDCVQDPHNLGAILRTADAAGVHAVVAPKDKAVGITETVRRISVGAADHVPFVQVTNLARTMEHLKKAGVWLVGTTDHTDKLIYDLDLKGPLAIVLGAEEKGMRRLTEENCDFLAKIPMSGKVECLNVSVSAGVCLYEAVRQRAVAKA, from the coding sequence ATGAAACCGCGCCGCCGCGAGCACGAAGCCAGGGACAACCGCCACGCCCGCAAACCGGAAGAGAGCACCTCGTCCGTGCCTTCGCTCGATGAGGACGACCTCATGCGGCTCATCGCCGAGAAGAAGGAGCCCTTTCTCCTGATCCTCGACTGCGTCCAGGACCCGCACAATCTCGGGGCCATCCTGCGCACGGCGGACGCTGCCGGCGTGCACGCCGTGGTCGCGCCGAAGGACAAGGCGGTCGGCATCACCGAAACCGTCCGCCGCATTTCCGTGGGTGCCGCCGACCATGTCCCCTTCGTCCAGGTCACCAATCTGGCGCGAACCATGGAGCACCTGAAAAAGGCCGGCGTGTGGCTGGTCGGCACCACCGACCACACGGACAAGCTGATCTACGATCTCGATCTGAAAGGCCCGCTCGCCATCGTGCTGGGTGCCGAGGAAAAGGGCATGCGTCGGCTCACGGAGGAGAACTGCGACTTCCTCGCGAAGATCCCCATGTCCGGAAAAGTGGAGTGCCTGAACGTCTCCGTCTCCGCCGGTGTCTGCCTCTACGAAGCCGTCCGCCAAAGGGCCGTCGCTAAGGCATGA
- a CDS encoding metallophosphoesterase encodes MTSPIRILSDLHLGHRVSRIESVESLRPLIAGAGTVIFNGDTWQELAKLFRERSSQMLEELKRLCDEEGVEPVFLPGNHDPGWPGTGWVELAGGRILVIHGDSLFDDGSPWSREALTQQPEVAELWRRHQAAVNDPAARIVLAREMALLLRAREYPKGKKLWQRALDALNPPTRAFQMIRVWTTQADAAAAFAEHYFPRAEIVIKGHFHRAGIWRKRGRLVINLGAFMNPCPALWAEFDGSQLRCGRVDESGPSYRLGDLCGTWRLPRLPQDTIGA; translated from the coding sequence ATGACTTCCCCCATCCGCATCCTTTCCGACCTGCACCTCGGCCACCGCGTCTCGCGCATCGAGTCGGTGGAAAGCCTGCGGCCGCTCATCGCCGGAGCGGGCACGGTGATCTTCAACGGGGACACTTGGCAGGAACTCGCGAAGCTGTTCCGCGAACGCTCGTCGCAGATGCTCGAGGAGCTCAAACGCCTCTGCGACGAGGAAGGGGTGGAGCCCGTATTTCTCCCCGGCAATCACGATCCCGGCTGGCCGGGCACCGGCTGGGTGGAACTCGCGGGCGGTCGCATCCTCGTCATCCATGGCGACTCGCTCTTCGACGATGGCTCCCCGTGGAGCCGCGAGGCACTTACCCAACAGCCCGAGGTCGCCGAACTCTGGAGACGCCACCAAGCCGCGGTCAATGATCCCGCAGCCCGGATCGTGCTCGCCCGTGAGATGGCCCTGCTGCTGCGCGCCCGCGAGTATCCGAAGGGCAAGAAGCTGTGGCAGCGCGCGCTGGATGCGCTCAATCCACCGACCCGCGCTTTCCAAATGATCCGCGTGTGGACCACCCAGGCGGACGCCGCGGCAGCCTTCGCCGAGCACTATTTTCCGCGAGCGGAAATCGTCATCAAGGGCCACTTCCACCGGGCCGGCATCTGGCGGAAGCGCGGCCGGCTGGTCATCAATCTCGGCGCCTTCATGAATCCCTGCCCGGCACTGTGGGCGGAGTTCGACGGCAGCCAGCTCCGCTGCGGGCGGGTGGACGAAAGCGGACCATCCTACCGCCTCGGCGATCTCTGCGGCACGTGGAGGCTGCCGCGGCTGCCGCAAGACACGATTGGTGCCTAA
- the metX gene encoding homoserine O-acetyltransferase MetX yields the protein MADTETHFFTIEDGPIRLREGGELPSATLAYETWGTRNAEGTNGILLFHALSGSHHACGHTPAIPGTGTMWQPEMHEGWWNDMIGPGKALDTNKYFIISANYLGGCYGSTGPASIHPETGKPWGSAFPHVTTADQAELQAKLLDHLGVGKLHAAIGPSVGGLIALTFATRFPDRVKNVVSIAAGYKTTVLNRLILFEQILAIENDPHFNGGDYYDGGNGGPLYGLALARMISHKTFVHLDAIERRARQDVVQPDDILAWYRVRDQFQSYMLHQGKKFVKRFDANTYLRINDMWSRFDGAHEGDAESPEDLFSRCREAGQRWLVFSIDSDFCFYPEEQAELTKHLETSKVNAMHVTVHSDKGHDSFLLEPDYYTPHISWLLGQP from the coding sequence GTGGCGGACACCGAGACCCACTTTTTCACGATCGAGGACGGACCGATCCGCCTGCGCGAGGGCGGCGAACTGCCGTCCGCGACTTTGGCCTATGAGACGTGGGGGACGCGGAATGCCGAGGGCACCAATGGCATCCTGCTGTTTCACGCGCTGTCCGGCTCGCACCATGCCTGCGGCCACACTCCCGCCATCCCCGGCACCGGCACCATGTGGCAGCCGGAAATGCACGAGGGCTGGTGGAATGACATGATCGGCCCGGGCAAGGCGCTGGACACGAACAAGTATTTCATCATCTCCGCGAACTACCTCGGCGGCTGCTACGGCTCGACCGGGCCTGCGTCGATCCACCCGGAGACCGGCAAGCCCTGGGGCTCGGCCTTTCCGCACGTCACCACGGCGGACCAGGCGGAACTGCAGGCGAAGCTGCTGGATCACCTCGGCGTGGGGAAGCTGCACGCTGCCATCGGACCGTCGGTCGGTGGCCTGATCGCGCTGACCTTCGCGACGCGTTTCCCGGACCGGGTGAAGAACGTCGTGTCGATCGCGGCGGGCTACAAGACGACCGTTCTGAACCGCCTGATCCTGTTCGAGCAGATCCTGGCGATCGAGAACGACCCGCATTTCAACGGCGGCGACTATTACGACGGTGGCAATGGCGGCCCGCTTTACGGCCTCGCCTTGGCGCGGATGATCTCGCACAAGACCTTCGTGCACCTCGATGCGATCGAGCGTCGCGCGCGGCAGGACGTGGTGCAGCCGGACGACATCCTCGCGTGGTATCGCGTTCGCGACCAGTTCCAGAGCTACATGCTCCACCAGGGGAAGAAGTTCGTGAAGCGATTCGACGCGAACACCTACCTCCGCATCAATGACATGTGGTCGCGCTTCGACGGTGCCCACGAGGGCGATGCCGAATCGCCCGAGGATCTCTTCTCACGTTGCCGGGAGGCCGGCCAGCGCTGGCTGGTCTTCTCGATCGACTCCGACTTCTGTTTCTATCCGGAAGAGCAGGCGGAACTCACCAAGCATCTGGAGACTTCCAAGGTGAACGCGATGCACGTGACCGTACACTCCGACAAGGGGCACGACTCCTTCCTGCTGGAGCCGGACTACTACACGCCGCATATTTCCTGGCTGCTGGGTCAGCCGTGA
- a CDS encoding YqgE/AlgH family protein, whose product MSETDSPIHLQGQILLADPSLHDGIFDRSVILLADHSAENGAFGLILNHPTGHSVGDFLKEPAFDPLKHVAVHLGGPVSREHLTFSAFWWAEDNRLKWHVRIPAELAIKHSRKPGTLVRAFVGYSGWTAGQLEGEIRRNTWITTRPNTDLLGQSHDRELWAEILRSMSPYHRILAEAPEDPRSN is encoded by the coding sequence ATGAGTGAGACCGATTCCCCCATCCACCTGCAGGGCCAAATCCTGCTGGCTGACCCGTCGTTGCACGATGGGATCTTCGACCGGTCGGTCATCCTCCTGGCCGATCACTCGGCGGAAAACGGCGCGTTCGGATTGATCCTGAACCATCCGACCGGGCATAGCGTCGGGGATTTCCTCAAGGAACCGGCCTTTGATCCGCTGAAACACGTGGCCGTCCACCTCGGCGGGCCGGTGTCGCGTGAGCATCTGACCTTTTCGGCCTTCTGGTGGGCGGAGGACAACCGCCTGAAATGGCACGTCCGCATCCCGGCCGAGCTGGCGATCAAGCACAGCCGGAAGCCGGGCACGCTGGTGCGAGCCTTCGTCGGCTACTCCGGCTGGACCGCCGGGCAGCTTGAGGGGGAGATCCGCCGCAATACGTGGATCACTACCCGGCCGAATACGGATCTGCTGGGGCAAAGCCACGACCGCGAGTTGTGGGCGGAGATCCTGCGCTCGATGTCGCCGTATCACCGGATCCTGGCGGAAGCTCCGGAGGATCCGCGGTCGAATTGA
- the nagZ gene encoding beta-N-acetylhexosaminidase, whose translation MNGHLLLLGVRGPEIAPDEAEMFRKLQPAGFILFGRNIVSAEQTRRLTDDLRSLSRDEPILAIDQEGGRVTRTKDIAPSLPSANALAAKGDTVLAAKAGVYTADQLRLLGFNLDFAPVLDLDHHPDLQNSLRGRCWGRDPQKVIDLAGNWNRWLRKRSILSCAKHFPACGRAMSDPHHDLPVSDATIADLLKEDVIPYTALMPELDAVMLAHVLFPAIDAEKPASLSRRMITDFLRGQLGFDKHLVLTDDLDMGAIADRYPDNTDVVAAIEAGNDLAMICHRTERAEHAAKLLGKLSPFLIADTEKRLVKFRKKLHGPLKWSQEKWDSVSQEIADLAAQVPEAGATLPNSPVADY comes from the coding sequence ATGAATGGTCATCTGCTCCTGCTCGGCGTCCGCGGCCCGGAAATCGCGCCGGACGAGGCGGAGATGTTCCGCAAGCTCCAGCCCGCCGGCTTCATCCTCTTCGGTCGCAATATCGTTTCCGCCGAGCAGACCCGCCGCCTGACCGATGATCTGCGCTCGCTGTCCCGCGACGAGCCGATCCTCGCGATCGATCAGGAAGGCGGACGCGTGACCCGCACCAAGGACATCGCGCCCAGCCTGCCCTCCGCCAATGCCCTCGCCGCGAAAGGCGACACCGTGCTCGCCGCCAAGGCCGGCGTTTACACCGCCGACCAGCTCCGCCTGCTCGGCTTCAATCTCGACTTCGCCCCGGTGCTCGACCTCGACCACCACCCGGACCTGCAGAACTCACTGCGCGGCCGTTGCTGGGGTCGCGATCCTCAAAAAGTCATCGACCTCGCCGGCAACTGGAACCGCTGGCTACGCAAGCGCTCCATCCTTTCCTGCGCCAAGCACTTCCCCGCCTGTGGCCGGGCCATGTCCGATCCCCATCACGACCTGCCGGTCAGCGATGCCACCATCGCCGACCTGCTAAAGGAAGACGTGATCCCCTACACCGCGCTGATGCCGGAGCTCGATGCCGTGATGCTCGCGCACGTGCTCTTCCCCGCCATCGATGCGGAAAAGCCCGCCTCATTATCGCGCCGCATGATCACCGATTTCCTGCGCGGCCAGCTTGGTTTCGACAAGCACCTCGTGCTCACCGACGACCTCGACATGGGTGCCATTGCCGACCGCTACCCGGACAATACCGACGTGGTCGCCGCCATCGAAGCCGGCAATGACCTCGCCATGATCTGCCACCGCACCGAACGCGCGGAGCACGCCGCCAAGCTGCTCGGCAAGCTATCTCCATTTCTCATCGCGGACACCGAGAAGCGCCTTGTGAAGTTCCGCAAGAAGCTCCACGGCCCGCTCAAGTGGTCACAGGAGAAATGGGATTCCGTGTCCCAGGAGATCGCCGATCTCGCG